The Fusarium fujikuroi IMI 58289 draft genome, chromosome FFUJ_chr05 DNA segment ACGGCCATGACAGTCGAAAGTATGGCGCAGACATTGCAATGAGAGATGCCAGATCAGCTTGGTCGAATAAAATTTCGTCTTGTGCTATCGTCTTGACTgttctctctgtctctgtctcatGCTAGGTACTGGCCTCGAGCGCTATTCGCTGCGAATCTCGCTATAGCACTCGAGAGTATTTACCACTCCCGTCGGTTCAATAAGATCTCTGCGACTGAGGGCTATGGAAGACTCAAGTAGTAGTGTCTTTCGCCTGGACTAGTGCCGAATGATTCATCCTAGGATGTCCGTCCACAGGGCGTATCCCAGTACCGATTGtgacatcctcctcttcctctcataGCTCATAGACAATAGCAGCGGACTCGCCTCAAACTGGTTATATCTCTTGATCCACATATCCTCTTGAATGAGTAATGGTAACTCTTCCAATCTGAATCTTTGCCGTTTGATGTCTCCGATAGCAAAACCTCTTTTCCTTAATTTGACCACGACCCTCTCTAGCCAAGCCAACTTCCGAAATGTATGCAAATGCGAAGCCGATGGCCACTACTACGTGGCAACGTGGCAGTTGCCATTGAGGATTCAGGGTTATAAACACGCAAGGCGAACCGTGATATTCTCGCAAAAGCGGATTCATGAAATGTAATCACAATGCAGAAACAGTGTAGACTTACCCATCTTCTTTGGCACTCGCCTTGTGTACAGTTCCGTATGGAGGTGTCGAAGCATCGTCATGCATATCAGTCTGGCCTGTGTGACCAGATCCGCcgtatcctcctcctccaccgagATTgaagtcgacatcatcatcgtcttcatcttgatcttgagccaTGTGTTCATCGCCTCCAGTTTCTTCATGTTGTTGCATCCCATTCTGGTCATCATTGTCGTTGTGAATGTTAGTAGGAGGCTGAACTTCTGGGGCAGGGGGGGCTGCTGCAGGGGGAGCAGACGCTGGCTTTGCGGCATCGTTGTCATCGTAGCTGTCTAAGAGTCAGTATACCAGGTAGACGCATATAGTGTTTATGCTCGCGGCTTATATTGCGGTGGATACTTACAGGTCGGCGAAGAGATCATCCTCGAAGTTCTCGGGCTCAGTCATGGCGACAGTTGAGGTTTGGCGCGTGTTCCTGATAACAAGTTCGAAAGTTGAGGGAGCGCGAAATAAGCCACCGACGGGTTTCGCGCACTCGACGCTAAAAAGCTGTAATGGGTGAACAGGGGCAGGTGAGAGCAGATGCGCAATTGATACTGAGAACTAAGTCGAACCAAGAGTCAAAGAAAAGGGCGAGGAGGCGACTGAACcatgaaggtgaagaaaggTGCTAGGCTATCGAGCCGCGGAGCTAAAGCCCAACTGACTTTACTGACTAAGCCAAAAATGGGCCAATCAGAAATCAGCGCTAATAGTTACAAACAAACGAGAACCCGAGTCTTGAATGCTAATATGGATCACTGAGATCTGGAAGATAGGtaatgatcttgaagatgatatTCAAAATCGAACTCTTGCCTACCATTTGAGAGCATCTTGCCCTTACAATTGCATGCTTCTCCGTTACAACCCCTAAATTCCCCTCTACATACTCTCCAAGCTCCATTGTTAAGAAGTCTACCTTGTTCCTTAGGCATTACATCCATGAAAATGTAAGTTTTGTTAATCTGGCTCGAACCGCATGCGCTCGTTGGTGAATTGCTCTGGGCTGTACGAAGTATTCGTACTCCCTACCAAGGCTAGGTCGTAGGTACCGCCTGTTGGGCGAGGAATCCGCCCCGTGGCCGGGCAGCTGAGCTCAGGCCACAGGGTTAAGGCACAGTCCTCAATTAGCGGACACCCCCGCTATCAACCCGTCCGAACCCGCTATTTCCAAGCCATGTAGTGCTGTTTGCGGGGTGATCTCGTGGTTGAGCCAGGGCAGCCTAATTAAGCCCGTTTCCATTATGTTTGATCGATCCATAGTAGAATAGGTCAACCAACCTAACCTACTGACTTTCTTGCACTTCACAACATCATTGCGTCGCGTTACATCGCAGCATGTGAAATACCTTCCAAGGCTCTTGTCCACggcctttttttctcttcagcGAATCATGTGGTCGTCATCTGGGAGCGGCAAGAAGCCCGCGCAATCTGTAAGTCATGACTATCAGTGTCGAAGCTCTCTGCTCTGTACGCACGAGACTCGACGTAATGGCGCCCGCCTCTGCTAACAGCCCCACCGCCGCAGGAGATGGTCCAAGTCGGTACGTTCAGCGAGGAGTCGTGAGATGTTGAATGCTTGCTGATATAAGCTCGATTGCTTGAGGCAGACCGATCAGAGTATGTATTCGCTGATATGGAGTTCCATCCCCCCCAAGCTTGTGCGCTGAAGCTTATACAACTAGGTCCGTATCACCATTTTGGAGACCGCCACCACGAGACAGCTCTACTCCAAAGAGAAACATCACATCGCCCACAGGCCATGGCTCAGgtcttgttgttggtgcCTCGTATTCGCATGCGGACATGCTCAAGTTTGACTCTTTGTCCGTTGGCTTGACCCTGCTCAATGCTTAGTTCTTGTTTGCTGATGTCAATTGCCAGGAACCTCTCCAACTCGTCTCGACCACGAAcacctccttcttcttcttcagctaAGATCCGGattcaagaagcttctccaCCGCCGAAGACCACGCCTGGAAAGAATGGTTCACCTCCATACAAGAGCTATATCAACTTTCTCTCCAATACCAACGATGACTGGAAAGCAGACGAGGACGACATGATGGGctacgaggatgatgatggggatgACTTTGGCTTGCCAAGTTTGTCGAgtatgaagaggagaacacGGCGCATTGCCACACAGAACAAGGCCGAATCAAGTACATTATCACCGACAACAGAGGGGCCTCCGAATGCTCTCTCAGCGAGACGATACTCAAATAGTGCCGACATCGCAATAGAGCGACCCGCGCCCACATATCCCATGCCCAAAAAGAGTGAGGGGAAGATTCTTCGGCCTCAATATAAAGAAATCTTAAAAGGTTTGCTGATCACACTTCAAAGCGCTGTCGCAAAAGTACTGACGATGACTATCAGACCCTGCGAACGCTCTGCATCTCATTAACTATCCCACGGTTCCTGCCAATGCCACTCCCAAGGAAGCCGATGCCATAAACTCCCGAATTACACGTATTAATaagttcaagaagctgttaCAAGCTTCCACTATTTCACTGCCTGACTTGAGGTCACTCGCCTGGTCTGGCGTACCACAAGAGGTACGCGCCATTACCTGgcaactcctcctcagctATCTTCCTGCGAACAGTGAGCGCCGGGTCGCCACCTTGGAGAGAAAACGGAAGGAATACTTGGATGGTGTACGACAGGCATTCGAGAGAGGAGGGAACGCCGTGACCACTGCAGCCAACACAGCCCCAGCTGGCCGAACAAGGGGTCTGGATGAGGCCATCTGGCACCAAATCAGCATCGATGTACCCCGGACAAACCCGCATATTGAGCTATACAGCTACGAAGCTACGCAGCGATCACTTGAGCGCATTCTCTATGTGTGGGCTGTACGACATCCTGCCAGTGGCTATGTGCAGGGTATCAACGACCTTGTAACGCCTTTTTGGCAAGTCTTCTTGGGTATTTATATTGGAGATCCTGATATCGAGTCTGGGATGGACCCAGGGCAGCTCCCGAAGTCCGTGCTAGACGCTGTCGAGGCCGATTCCTTTTGGTGTCTGACAAAGCTTCTCGATGGCATCCAGGACCACTATATCGTGGCGCAACCGGGGATTCAACGCCAGGTTGCTGCTCTCCGCGATTTAACAGCACGTATAGACAGCAACCTGTCCAAGCATTTGGAAAATGAAGGCATTGAATTCATACAGTTTAGTTTCC contains these protein-coding regions:
- a CDS encoding GYP1-like protein yields the protein MAPASANSPTAAGDGPSRSVSPFWRPPPRDSSTPKRNITSPTGHGSGLVVGASYSHADMLKFDSLNLSNSSRPRTPPSSSSAKIRIQEASPPPKTTPGKNGSPPYKSYINFLSNTNDDWKADEDDMMGYEDDDGDDFGLPSLSSMKRRTRRIATQNKAESSTLSPTTEGPPNALSARRYSNSADIAIERPAPTYPMPKKSEGKILRPQYKEILKDPANALHLINYPTVPANATPKEADAINSRITRINKFKKLLQASTISLPDLRSLAWSGVPQEVRAITWQLLLSYLPANSERRVATLERKRKEYLDGVRQAFERGGNAVTTAANTAPAGRTRGLDEAIWHQISIDVPRTNPHIELYSYEATQRSLERILYVWAVRHPASGYVQGINDLVTPFWQVFLGIYIGDPDIESGMDPGQLPKSVLDAVEADSFWCLTKLLDGIQDHYIVAQPGIQRQVAALRDLTARIDSNLSKHLENEGIEFIQFSFRWMNCLLMREISVKNTVRMWDTYLAEEQGFSEFHLYVCAAFLVKWSDKLLGMDFQEIMMFLQCLPTKDWTEKDIELLLSEAFIWQSLFKGSAAHLKGQPAREPVTNLQL